The Polyangium spumosum genome includes a window with the following:
- a CDS encoding TerB family tellurite resistance protein has product MGLLAWLGLKRGDTYPNVDALLAELRRALPDDESVVLRYIAAVVVLLGKVAGADADGRLTENEEQTLRSSLAHINGLSSDAIEALTRALKGKLPELRDEELALCVRELKTLCDGRERVEILRLLAKVAAADGRLSPAERAELHNVAADLGVPESELAAVEEEIA; this is encoded by the coding sequence GTGGGACTCCTAGCCTGGCTCGGCCTCAAGCGAGGGGACACGTATCCGAACGTGGATGCGCTGCTCGCGGAGTTGCGCCGCGCGCTGCCTGACGACGAGAGCGTCGTGCTTCGTTACATCGCTGCGGTGGTCGTCTTGCTCGGCAAGGTCGCGGGTGCCGACGCGGACGGCCGCCTCACCGAGAACGAAGAGCAGACGCTCCGCAGCTCGCTCGCCCACATCAACGGTTTGTCCTCCGACGCAATCGAGGCCCTCACGCGCGCCCTGAAGGGCAAGCTGCCGGAGCTGCGCGACGAGGAGCTCGCGCTCTGCGTGCGTGAGCTGAAGACGCTCTGCGATGGCCGCGAGCGCGTCGAGATCCTTCGATTGCTGGCCAAGGTCGCGGCGGCGGACGGGAGGCTCTCGCCCGCCGAGCGCGCGGAGCTCCACAACGTCGCCGCGGACCTCGGCGTGCCGGAGAGCGAGCTCGCGGCCGTCGAGGAAGAGATCGCCTAA
- a CDS encoding winged helix-turn-helix domain-containing protein, whose product MSRRASFIVIVGHGPDLEREEGAASVLRGLGARVRLLDLWDEPYRCFEREEDEARVILVETPERPDLAASALRALRREPRLAGVPAIASVSVAQVGRLDPASGFDDFVLSPYVPVELYARIRKAEWQKSEFATEERVKVGALVVDRSAHEACIDGRNVPLTAKEFALLSYLCEKRGKVVSRDELLVKVWGARYEGGPRTVDIHVRRLRSKLGSALPLVTLRGAGYKLEAPDGANTRAPELGRVIVA is encoded by the coding sequence ATGTCGCGCCGCGCGTCGTTCATCGTCATCGTCGGGCACGGCCCCGACCTCGAGCGCGAGGAAGGCGCGGCGAGCGTGCTGCGAGGCCTCGGCGCGAGGGTGCGTCTGCTCGATCTGTGGGACGAACCTTATCGTTGCTTCGAGCGCGAGGAGGACGAGGCGCGCGTGATCCTCGTGGAGACGCCGGAGCGGCCGGACCTCGCGGCCTCGGCGCTGCGCGCGCTCCGGCGCGAGCCGCGGCTCGCGGGCGTGCCGGCGATCGCGTCGGTCTCGGTGGCGCAGGTGGGGCGGCTGGATCCCGCGAGCGGCTTCGACGATTTCGTCCTCTCGCCGTACGTGCCGGTGGAGCTCTACGCGCGCATCCGCAAGGCCGAGTGGCAAAAGAGCGAGTTTGCGACGGAGGAGCGCGTGAAGGTGGGCGCGCTCGTCGTCGATCGATCGGCGCACGAGGCGTGCATCGACGGCCGCAACGTGCCGCTGACGGCGAAGGAGTTCGCGCTGCTCTCGTACCTCTGCGAGAAGCGCGGCAAGGTGGTGTCACGCGACGAGCTGCTCGTGAAGGTGTGGGGAGCGCGCTACGAAGGCGGGCCCCGCACGGTCGACATCCACGTGCGCCGGCTGCGCTCGAAGCTCGGCAGCGCGCTGCCGCTCGTGACGCTGCGCGGCGCGGGCTACAAGCTCGAGGCGCCGGACGGGGCGAACACGAGAGCACCCGAGCTCGGGAGGGTGATCGTCGCATGA
- a CDS encoding CopD family protein encodes MNGQLALLWLHVSGNLVWIGSILAVAFVLTAGGTDAKVRGALGERIYRTLSVPAFVLAFVTGLARLLMTTRYYFVETHWMHGKLLFALLVIGIHHVIGGRAKKLARGTVQDAGPTAMMAVILAVSAVIAAFFAIFKLPS; translated from the coding sequence ATGAACGGACAGCTCGCCCTCTTGTGGCTCCACGTATCGGGCAACCTCGTCTGGATCGGCTCGATCCTCGCGGTCGCGTTCGTCCTCACGGCAGGCGGGACGGACGCGAAGGTTCGTGGCGCGCTCGGCGAGCGGATCTACCGGACGCTGAGCGTGCCGGCGTTCGTGCTCGCGTTCGTGACGGGCCTCGCGCGGCTGCTCATGACCACGCGTTACTACTTCGTCGAGACGCACTGGATGCACGGCAAGCTGCTCTTCGCGCTCCTGGTGATCGGCATCCACCACGTGATCGGCGGCCGTGCGAAGAAGCTCGCGCGCGGAACTGTGCAGGACGCCGGGCCGACTGCTATGATGGCGGTGATCCTCGCGGTGTCGGCGGTGATCGCCGCCTTCTTCGCGATTTTCAAGCTGCCGAGCTGA
- a CDS encoding MXAN_5808 family serine peptidase: protein MKILERLGKIGIAFASFAIAAFFAVQFGAGGLWRGFEPALAVTGSGPAAKAPYDLTRLEAVNETLKLIRDKYVEPGRVKPKEMLLSALNYVQRDVAQVIVVNDDPNEVTVRVETAEKKFRIDNVQGPWDVSARLREVFAFLQKNLRGTEVDLREVEYAACNGMLHTLDPHSVFLSPEAYKEMNLSTSGHFGGLGIVISIRDQVLTVINPMPETPASRSGIKRHDRIVKINNESTLNMPLDDAVRRLRGDPGTKVTVWVTRDGEQGWQTPKPYELVREVIKVRSIESRPLEASGVGYVRIKNFQATTATELELALDDLRSKGSLKGLVLDLRGNPGGLLDQATRVADKFLADGVIVSTVGASEGRDEKKAKSPGTEPTYPIVVLVNGSSASASEIVAGALKNHNRAVIVGSTTFGKGSVQLVFPDVTPEKAALKLTIAQYLTPGDVSIQGVGVTPDIELDPMTVDELEMDLTIQKDGLRERDLSAHLTNGKAQTGSKPREVVRYQLTSAEREEMRERGGETDDDFRVDFPIRFARDLAQRLPAGAARNAQIDAARDHIEKVRKDELDKVAAELSKLGYDWSDAPSDSAQGPAKNELEVKVETDRPNNEVTAGEPMNISVTVKNNGKQPIYRLRAATESDSGYLDGKELVFGKIAPGQSKTAKAPLGWCEVEGRKIGSTKPRLANQKRVCKIPMDALSRADGVKVKFEAAGGFEPATAEIRPTIRALERPLFQYAYQIVDDRSGNGDGRVQRGEGVSMYLTVKNVGKGRSFETQANIANLSGEGLLLRAGRFDISNMNPGDVRKVVFTFDVQPELQDTEATLSLSVGDRDLREVATEKVKIPVGSPVAITKTSGTAKAGPQGATLRATPDPNGLVFGRLKAGETVAITGKAGEFYKVDLGSSRFAFVPVAEAAQGGSPSAAPAYEDVYSKAPPTLEVNAAAMATRDDKVKITGAASDGERLLDLYVFVGSRKLYYKSNRDGVDPKKAAFEFDAPLRPGVNIITVVARENPDTTTRRTLVVRKDASDGSILKTPKTDDPVAEWLGEAALPED from the coding sequence ATGAAGATCCTCGAGCGACTCGGGAAGATCGGCATCGCGTTTGCTTCGTTCGCCATCGCCGCGTTTTTCGCGGTGCAGTTCGGGGCGGGCGGCCTGTGGCGCGGCTTCGAGCCCGCGCTCGCCGTGACGGGCAGCGGCCCCGCGGCGAAGGCGCCCTACGATCTGACGCGCCTCGAAGCCGTCAACGAGACGCTCAAGCTCATCCGCGACAAGTACGTCGAGCCCGGACGGGTCAAGCCGAAGGAGATGCTCCTGTCGGCGCTGAACTACGTCCAGCGTGACGTCGCCCAGGTGATCGTCGTGAACGACGATCCGAACGAGGTGACCGTCCGCGTCGAGACGGCCGAGAAGAAGTTCCGGATCGACAACGTGCAAGGGCCCTGGGACGTCTCGGCGCGCCTGCGCGAGGTCTTCGCGTTCCTCCAGAAGAACCTGCGCGGCACCGAGGTCGATCTGCGCGAGGTCGAGTACGCGGCGTGCAACGGCATGTTGCACACGCTCGACCCGCACTCGGTGTTCTTGAGCCCCGAGGCCTACAAGGAGATGAACCTCTCCACGTCGGGCCATTTCGGCGGCCTCGGCATCGTGATCTCGATCCGCGATCAGGTCCTCACCGTGATCAACCCGATGCCGGAGACGCCGGCGAGCCGGTCGGGGATCAAGCGCCACGATCGGATCGTCAAGATCAACAACGAATCGACGCTCAACATGCCGCTCGACGACGCCGTGCGGCGGCTGCGCGGCGACCCCGGGACGAAGGTCACCGTGTGGGTCACGCGTGACGGCGAGCAGGGCTGGCAGACGCCGAAGCCCTACGAGCTCGTGCGTGAGGTCATCAAGGTCCGCTCGATCGAGTCGCGACCGCTCGAGGCCTCGGGCGTCGGCTACGTGCGCATCAAGAACTTCCAGGCGACGACGGCGACGGAGCTCGAGCTCGCGCTCGACGACCTGCGCAGCAAGGGCTCGCTGAAGGGCCTCGTGCTCGATCTGCGCGGCAACCCTGGCGGCTTGCTCGATCAGGCCACGCGCGTCGCCGACAAGTTCCTCGCCGACGGCGTCATCGTCTCGACCGTTGGCGCCTCCGAGGGCCGCGACGAGAAGAAGGCCAAGAGCCCGGGCACCGAGCCGACCTATCCCATCGTCGTGCTCGTCAACGGCTCCTCCGCGAGCGCGAGCGAGATCGTCGCGGGCGCGCTGAAGAACCACAATCGCGCCGTCATCGTCGGCTCGACGACGTTCGGCAAGGGCAGCGTGCAGCTCGTCTTCCCCGACGTCACGCCGGAGAAGGCCGCGCTCAAGCTCACGATCGCGCAGTACCTCACGCCCGGCGACGTCTCGATCCAGGGCGTCGGCGTCACGCCCGACATCGAGCTCGATCCGATGACGGTCGACGAGCTCGAGATGGATCTCACGATCCAGAAGGACGGCCTGCGCGAGCGTGACCTCTCGGCGCACCTGACGAACGGCAAGGCCCAGACGGGTTCGAAGCCGCGTGAGGTCGTGCGCTACCAGCTCACGAGCGCCGAGCGCGAGGAGATGCGCGAGCGCGGCGGCGAGACCGACGACGACTTCCGCGTCGACTTCCCCATCCGCTTCGCGCGCGACCTCGCCCAGCGTTTGCCTGCCGGCGCGGCGCGTAACGCGCAGATCGACGCCGCGCGTGACCACATCGAGAAGGTCCGCAAGGACGAGCTCGACAAGGTCGCCGCGGAGCTCTCGAAGCTCGGCTACGACTGGTCCGACGCGCCGTCCGACAGCGCGCAGGGGCCGGCGAAGAACGAGCTCGAGGTGAAGGTCGAGACCGACCGCCCGAACAACGAGGTCACGGCGGGCGAGCCGATGAACATCTCGGTCACGGTGAAGAACAACGGCAAGCAGCCGATCTACCGGCTGCGCGCCGCCACCGAGAGCGACAGCGGCTACCTCGACGGCAAGGAGCTCGTCTTCGGCAAGATCGCCCCCGGCCAGAGCAAGACCGCGAAGGCGCCGCTCGGCTGGTGCGAGGTCGAGGGCCGCAAGATCGGCTCGACGAAGCCGCGCCTCGCCAACCAGAAGCGCGTCTGCAAGATCCCGATGGACGCGCTCAGCCGCGCCGACGGCGTGAAGGTGAAGTTCGAGGCCGCGGGCGGCTTCGAGCCCGCGACGGCCGAGATCCGCCCGACGATCCGCGCCCTCGAGCGCCCGCTCTTCCAGTACGCCTACCAGATCGTCGACGACCGCAGCGGCAACGGCGACGGCCGCGTCCAGCGCGGCGAGGGCGTCTCGATGTACCTGACCGTGAAGAACGTCGGCAAGGGCCGCTCGTTCGAGACGCAGGCGAACATCGCGAACCTCTCGGGCGAGGGCCTGCTCCTGCGCGCGGGGCGGTTCGACATCTCGAACATGAACCCGGGCGACGTGCGCAAGGTGGTCTTCACCTTCGACGTGCAGCCGGAGCTGCAGGACACCGAGGCCACGCTGAGCCTGTCCGTCGGGGACCGCGACCTGCGCGAGGTCGCGACCGAGAAGGTGAAGATCCCGGTCGGCAGCCCGGTCGCGATCACCAAGACCTCGGGCACGGCGAAGGCGGGCCCGCAGGGCGCCACGTTGCGCGCGACGCCCGACCCGAACGGGCTCGTCTTCGGCCGCTTGAAGGCCGGCGAGACCGTGGCGATCACGGGCAAGGCGGGCGAGTTCTACAAGGTCGACCTCGGCTCGAGCCGCTTCGCCTTCGTGCCCGTGGCCGAGGCTGCGCAGGGCGGCAGCCCCTCCGCGGCGCCGGCGTACGAGGACGTCTACTCGAAGGCGCCGCCCACGCTCGAGGTGAACGCCGCGGCGATGGCCACGCGTGACGACAAGGTGAAGATCACGGGCGCCGCCTCCGACGGCGAGCGCTTGCTCGATCTCTACGTCTTCGTCGGCTCGCGCAAGCTCTACTACAAGTCGAACCGCGACGGCGTCGACCCCAAGAAGGCGGCGTTCGAGTTCGACGCGCCGCTCCGGCCGGGCGTGAACATCATCACGGTCGTGGCGCGTGAGAACCCGGACACGACGACGCGCCGCACGCTCGTCGTGCGCAAGGACGCGTCCGACGGCTCGATCCTGAAGACGCCGAAGACGGACGACCCCGTCGCCGAATGGCTCGGCGAGGCGGCGCTGCCCGAGGATTGA
- a CDS encoding DUF1549 domain-containing protein, whose protein sequence is MKRTRMLTLLAAIAAGACSSSGPSSLEPPSGGDTTGGDNNNPGGGGTAGGDPDAPPIPDKTVLDDRVTSYTEALRTASLKLVRNLPTLQQIKNVENATDQRAAYEAEIDAMLADQRFTSRMIKWWQDTMRQGGGAQDGKPSRNTAPVFATRVMVEERPYTDLFTATTNTCPTYDGATNTFTDGDCNNGVGAHAGVLTNPGVMMQFYGNMAFRRVRWVQEIFVCTKFPAEYAAEPTTVKGADYTGPWPFESVATSPIDFQDTSSVVCANCHVTLNRVAPLFANFDMNGQWANNSQVETPTVPDPQQTVLSHWLRDGESTAWRFGEPVADLPALGQAMAKDPDVHDCAVARMYNFAMSKEDIVSDLATVPPEVLKPYVDDFLANGMNLKKTLRTILLSEDFTKF, encoded by the coding sequence ATGAAGCGGACCAGAATGCTCACCTTGCTCGCCGCGATCGCGGCGGGCGCGTGCTCGAGCTCGGGGCCCAGTAGCCTCGAGCCGCCGTCGGGAGGCGACACGACCGGCGGGGACAACAACAATCCGGGCGGCGGCGGGACGGCCGGGGGCGACCCCGACGCGCCTCCGATCCCGGACAAAACCGTGCTCGACGACCGGGTCACGAGCTACACGGAGGCGCTGCGCACGGCCTCGCTCAAGCTCGTGCGGAACCTGCCGACGCTGCAGCAGATCAAGAACGTCGAGAATGCGACGGATCAGCGCGCGGCCTACGAGGCGGAGATCGACGCGATGCTCGCCGATCAACGCTTCACCTCGCGCATGATCAAATGGTGGCAGGACACGATGCGCCAGGGCGGCGGCGCGCAGGACGGCAAGCCCAGCCGCAACACCGCGCCCGTCTTCGCGACGCGCGTGATGGTCGAGGAGAGGCCCTACACGGATCTCTTCACGGCCACGACGAACACCTGCCCGACGTACGACGGCGCGACGAACACGTTCACCGACGGCGATTGCAACAACGGCGTCGGCGCGCACGCCGGCGTGCTCACGAACCCCGGCGTCATGATGCAGTTCTACGGCAACATGGCGTTCCGGCGCGTGCGCTGGGTGCAGGAGATCTTCGTCTGCACGAAGTTCCCCGCCGAATACGCGGCCGAGCCGACGACCGTCAAGGGCGCCGATTACACGGGTCCCTGGCCGTTCGAATCGGTGGCGACGAGCCCGATCGATTTCCAGGACACGTCGTCGGTCGTCTGCGCGAACTGCCACGTGACGCTGAACCGCGTCGCGCCGCTCTTCGCGAATTTCGACATGAACGGGCAATGGGCGAACAACAGCCAGGTCGAGACGCCGACCGTGCCCGATCCGCAGCAGACCGTGCTCTCGCACTGGCTCCGGGACGGCGAGAGCACGGCCTGGCGCTTCGGCGAGCCCGTCGCCGACCTGCCCGCGCTCGGCCAGGCCATGGCCAAGGACCCGGACGTCCACGATTGCGCCGTGGCGCGCATGTACAACTTCGCGATGTCGAAGGAAGACATCGTCTCGGACCTCGCGACCGTCCCGCCGGAGGTGCTGAAGCCCTACGTCGACGACTTCCTCGCGAATGGAATGAACCTGAAGAAGACGCTGCGCACGATCCTGCTCAGCGAGGACTTCACCAAGTTCTAG
- a CDS encoding TldD/PmbA family protein, whose product MTRSAAYRAPFAPGGDNEIDADLCGRLLAVALSKGGEYADLFFEYRAGGGFSFDEGILKAASRGVSMGVGVRVQRGDATGYAYTEDLSWESMKRAAETAAQIATSSGGTTHVLPRFRPLPDRYNVPLVSLDVPGMEKRALLERASAAAHAEGPHIVKAEASFSEEIREILLATSDGVMAHDVQPLFRFGVRAIAERDGKRQEGSSGGGGRTTLAAYFADHSPEEHAREAARQAATMLDAEEAPAGEMNVVLAPGDSGILLHEAVGHGLEADFNRKGTSNYAGKVGESVASPLCTVVDDATLLSSRGAINVDDEGNEPGRSVLIENGTLAGYMHDRLSAKHYKLEPTGNGRRESFGAAPLPRMTNTILLAGPHDPEEIVRSVKRGVFAKKFGGGQVDISNGDFVFSLTESYLIEDGKITRPLKGVNLIGNGPDVLGKVTMLGTDLAISDGIWTCGKDGQSVPVGVGCPTIKIDKITVGGTKIG is encoded by the coding sequence ATGACCAGAAGCGCTGCCTATCGTGCCCCGTTCGCGCCGGGCGGGGACAACGAGATCGACGCCGACCTGTGCGGGCGGCTCCTCGCCGTCGCGCTCTCCAAGGGCGGCGAGTACGCCGATCTGTTCTTCGAATACCGCGCCGGCGGCGGCTTCTCCTTCGACGAAGGCATCCTCAAGGCCGCCTCGCGCGGCGTGTCCATGGGCGTCGGCGTGCGCGTGCAGCGCGGCGACGCGACAGGCTACGCCTACACCGAGGATCTCTCGTGGGAGTCGATGAAACGAGCGGCCGAGACCGCCGCGCAGATCGCCACGAGCTCGGGCGGAACGACACACGTGCTGCCGAGGTTCCGACCCCTGCCGGATCGCTACAACGTGCCTCTCGTCTCGCTCGACGTGCCCGGCATGGAGAAGCGCGCGTTGCTCGAACGAGCGAGCGCCGCGGCCCACGCCGAAGGCCCGCACATCGTGAAGGCGGAAGCGAGCTTTTCCGAGGAGATCCGCGAGATCCTCCTGGCCACGAGCGACGGCGTGATGGCCCATGACGTGCAGCCGCTCTTCCGCTTCGGCGTGCGCGCGATCGCGGAGCGCGACGGCAAGCGCCAGGAAGGTTCGAGCGGAGGCGGCGGACGAACGACGCTCGCGGCGTACTTCGCCGATCACTCGCCCGAAGAGCACGCCCGCGAGGCCGCGCGGCAGGCGGCGACGATGCTCGACGCCGAGGAGGCGCCGGCGGGCGAGATGAACGTGGTGCTCGCGCCCGGCGACAGCGGCATCCTCTTGCACGAGGCCGTGGGCCACGGGCTCGAGGCCGACTTCAACCGGAAGGGCACCTCGAACTACGCCGGCAAGGTCGGCGAGTCGGTCGCGAGCCCGCTCTGCACCGTAGTCGACGACGCGACGCTGCTCTCCTCGCGCGGCGCGATCAACGTCGACGACGAGGGCAACGAGCCCGGCCGGAGCGTGCTCATCGAGAACGGCACGCTCGCCGGCTACATGCACGACCGACTCTCGGCCAAGCACTACAAGCTCGAGCCGACGGGCAACGGGCGACGTGAGAGCTTCGGCGCCGCGCCCCTGCCGCGCATGACGAACACCATCCTGCTCGCGGGACCGCACGATCCGGAGGAGATCGTTCGAAGCGTCAAGCGCGGCGTCTTCGCCAAGAAGTTCGGCGGCGGCCAGGTCGACATCTCGAACGGCGACTTCGTCTTCTCGTTGACCGAGAGTTACCTCATCGAGGACGGCAAGATCACGCGGCCGCTCAAGGGCGTGAACCTCATCGGCAACGGCCCCGACGTGCTCGGCAAGGTGACGATGCTCGGCACCGACCTCGCGATCTCCGACGGCATCTGGACGTGCGGCAAGGACGGCCAGAGCGTGCCCGTCGGCGTCGGATGTCCGACGATCAAGATCGACAAGATCACCGTGGGCGGGACCAAGATCGGCTGA
- a CDS encoding tetratricopeptide repeat protein — MAVDRDKVLRAAQKFVEAKRWDKAIAEFQKLIAEDPKDVRVLLKIGDCHLKIEQYPEAIETYEVVARLYIEQKPPEPLKAIRVYRQILEIIDKRAPKLLERFGWVLPRLAELYTQLGLTSDAAATYDDIASRLHKANKDREAIEPLKKVVDLDPHNPVPRLRLAEAYSRLKDTPAAIAQLGQAAEVLVKMGRRDDALKVLDRLLTIKADGKYAKIAAKMYLERAQQTDAMTALAKLQISFKENPKDLETLGLLARAFDKLGQGPKATEVLKEAARLAKDAKKNDEFNQLVDVLLQRAPNDDVVRQLAAQRPAPARKQQEETEDSVIVVQEEEFLEEDIPASSVPPVPLQPSHHDDEALRARQILQQAEAYRSQYDFASAIAILRDGVAMAPSSHDLRGRLCDVLMEAGDQDGAIRQMLIFAQRLSVDGDVKKAAELLDEIRLIDPMQPDAIQMLRTLGYQVEEPRPQPQPQPGYPYAQQQQHAPQQPGFTDIDDPFAGVPAQQHQVYAQQPQYAQQPQYPPPPQYPPHQHVPPPSQSRTGYTLNEDILEKIDSYANEGMLEDARALLDEQLAYLPNHPLLLFKRAELEQMERPSFVPDLPGGGSGILTKKSEYPDDFKEIQDMINDLEIAPEAAGAPAEFPGVNVDTIFQQFKAGVQAQISDADAATHYDLGVAYRDMGMYTDAIGEFDVAARDPSRECVCRSLIGMIHLQLGNVDAAIDAFLRGLEARQKTKEQELALAYELADAYEARKNPEQALYYFKRVSQLDANYKDPRGGVQDRIRRLEPNPAPAKQAKAVGAELLGDDFDLAFDDLLSTSKGKMP; from the coding sequence GTGGCGGTCGATCGCGACAAGGTGCTCCGAGCAGCGCAGAAGTTCGTCGAAGCAAAGCGCTGGGACAAAGCGATCGCCGAGTTCCAGAAGCTCATTGCCGAAGATCCGAAGGACGTTCGGGTCCTGCTCAAGATCGGTGACTGCCACCTCAAGATCGAGCAGTACCCCGAGGCCATCGAGACGTACGAGGTCGTGGCGCGGCTCTACATCGAGCAGAAGCCGCCCGAGCCGCTGAAGGCGATCCGCGTCTACCGGCAGATCCTGGAGATCATCGACAAGCGCGCGCCGAAGCTCCTCGAGCGCTTCGGCTGGGTCTTGCCGCGCCTCGCGGAGCTCTACACGCAGCTCGGGCTCACGAGCGACGCGGCCGCGACGTACGACGACATCGCGAGCAGGCTCCACAAGGCGAACAAGGATCGCGAGGCGATCGAGCCGCTGAAGAAGGTCGTCGACCTCGACCCACACAACCCCGTGCCGCGCCTGCGCCTCGCCGAGGCGTACAGCCGGCTGAAGGACACGCCCGCGGCGATCGCGCAGCTCGGTCAGGCGGCGGAGGTCCTCGTCAAGATGGGCCGGCGCGACGACGCGCTGAAGGTCCTCGACCGGCTGCTCACGATCAAGGCCGACGGCAAGTACGCCAAGATCGCGGCCAAGATGTACCTCGAGCGCGCGCAGCAGACCGACGCGATGACCGCGCTCGCGAAGCTGCAGATCTCGTTCAAGGAGAACCCGAAGGACCTCGAGACCCTCGGCCTGCTCGCGAGGGCGTTCGACAAACTCGGCCAGGGTCCGAAGGCGACCGAGGTCCTGAAGGAGGCGGCGCGCCTCGCGAAGGACGCGAAGAAAAACGACGAGTTCAACCAGCTCGTCGACGTGCTCCTCCAGCGCGCGCCGAACGACGACGTGGTCCGGCAGCTCGCGGCGCAGCGCCCCGCGCCGGCGCGCAAGCAGCAGGAAGAGACCGAAGACTCGGTCATCGTCGTGCAGGAGGAGGAGTTCCTCGAGGAGGACATCCCCGCCTCCTCGGTGCCGCCCGTCCCGCTGCAGCCCTCGCATCACGACGACGAGGCCCTGCGCGCGCGGCAGATCCTCCAGCAAGCGGAGGCGTACCGCAGCCAGTACGACTTCGCCTCGGCGATCGCGATCCTCCGCGACGGCGTTGCCATGGCGCCCAGCTCGCACGATCTGCGCGGGCGGCTCTGCGACGTGCTCATGGAGGCCGGCGACCAGGACGGCGCGATCCGGCAGATGCTCATCTTCGCGCAGCGCCTCTCCGTCGACGGCGACGTGAAGAAGGCGGCGGAGCTGCTCGACGAGATCCGGCTCATCGACCCGATGCAGCCCGACGCGATCCAGATGCTGCGCACGCTCGGCTACCAGGTCGAGGAGCCGCGGCCGCAGCCGCAGCCGCAGCCGGGGTATCCTTACGCGCAGCAGCAGCAGCACGCGCCGCAGCAGCCGGGCTTTACCGACATCGACGATCCGTTCGCGGGCGTCCCGGCGCAGCAGCACCAGGTCTACGCGCAGCAGCCGCAGTACGCGCAACAGCCGCAGTACCCGCCGCCGCCGCAGTACCCGCCGCACCAGCACGTGCCTCCGCCGTCGCAGAGCCGGACGGGGTACACGCTGAACGAGGACATCCTCGAGAAGATCGACTCCTACGCGAACGAAGGCATGCTCGAGGACGCGCGCGCCTTGCTCGACGAGCAGCTCGCGTACCTGCCGAACCACCCGCTCCTGCTCTTCAAGCGCGCCGAGCTCGAGCAGATGGAGCGGCCGTCGTTCGTGCCCGATTTGCCGGGCGGCGGCAGCGGCATCCTCACGAAGAAGAGCGAGTACCCCGACGACTTCAAAGAGATCCAGGACATGATCAACGACCTGGAGATCGCACCTGAAGCCGCGGGAGCGCCGGCCGAGTTCCCCGGGGTCAACGTCGACACGATCTTCCAGCAATTCAAGGCTGGCGTGCAGGCGCAGATCTCGGACGCCGACGCGGCCACGCATTACGATCTCGGGGTCGCGTATCGCGACATGGGCATGTACACGGACGCGATCGGCGAATTCGACGTCGCGGCGCGGGACCCGTCGCGCGAATGCGTGTGTCGCTCGCTGATCGGCATGATCCACCTGCAGCTCGGCAACGTGGACGCGGCGATCGACGCGTTCCTGCGCGGGCTCGAGGCGCGGCAGAAGACGAAGGAGCAGGAGCTCGCGCTCGCCTACGAGCTCGCGGACGCGTACGAGGCCCGGAAAAACCCGGAGCAGGCGCTCTATTACTTCAAGCGCGTCTCGCAGCTCGACGCCAATTACAAGGATCCGCGCGGCGGCGTGCAGGACCGTATCCGCCGCCTGGAGCCGAACCCGGCCCCCGCCAAGCAGGCGAAGGCGGTCGGCGCGGAGCTGCTCGGCGACGATTTCGATCTCGCGTTCGACGATTTGCTGAGCACCAGCAAAGGCAAGATGCCTTGA